A single genomic interval of Celeribacter indicus harbors:
- a CDS encoding TlpA disulfide reductase family protein, with product MLKKLIAATLYTALSLGAIPASGADLERAAALREDSLQKLSFHDTPKPVSDVVFTDPEGGEHRLSDHSGKLVLLNFWATWCAPCRKEMPELDALQTAYGAEGLEVLTVATGRNPLPAIRKFYDETDLTALPVLLDPQSALARDMAVLGLPVTVLIDPEGQEIARMTGDAEWFSSSAKALTEELLRQYGLASAP from the coding sequence ATGCTGAAAAAACTGATTGCCGCCACCCTTTATACGGCCCTGAGCCTTGGCGCAATTCCCGCGTCCGGCGCGGATCTGGAGAGGGCGGCGGCGCTGCGCGAGGACAGTCTCCAGAAACTGTCCTTTCACGACACGCCGAAGCCGGTCAGCGATGTCGTCTTCACCGATCCGGAGGGGGGCGAGCACAGGTTGTCGGATCATTCGGGCAAGCTCGTCCTCCTGAATTTCTGGGCGACCTGGTGCGCGCCCTGTCGCAAGGAGATGCCGGAGCTCGACGCGCTTCAGACGGCCTATGGCGCGGAGGGGCTTGAGGTGCTGACGGTCGCGACAGGGCGCAATCCGCTGCCGGCCATCCGCAAGTTCTACGACGAGACAGACCTGACGGCGCTGCCCGTGCTCCTGGATCCGCAGAGCGCGCTCGCCCGCGACATGGCGGTGCTGGGACTGCCGGTCACAGTCCTGATAGACCCCGAGGGGCAGGAAATCGCGCGGATGACGGGGGACGCGGAGTGGTTTTCCTCCTCCGCGAAGGCCTTGACCGAAGAGCTGCTGCGCCAGTACGGGCTCGCTTCGGCGCCTTAG
- the argH gene encoding argininosuccinate lyase, translating into MADKKSNAMWGGRFAAGPDAIMEAINASVDFDKRLASQDIAGSRAHAAMLARQGILSDNDAEAIRKGLLTVLSEIEAGEFTFSTALEDIHMNVEARLKEIIGEPAGRLHTARSRNDQVATDFKLWTRDQIDAAISGLEALIRALIAQAEAGADWVMPGFTHLQTAQPVTWGHHMMAYVEMFGRDMSRFADARARMNESPLGAAALAGTGFAIDRHMTAEALGFDRPAANSLDAVADRDFALEFLSSASICAMHLSRFAEELVIWSSAQFRFVTLSDRFSTGSSIMPQKKNPDAAELIRAKIGRIVGAMIALFTVMKGLPLAYSKDMQEDKEQVFDAADTLMLALAAMTGMVSDMTANVDKLRAAAASGFSTATDLADWLVREAGLPFRDAHHVTGALVAMAETKGVDLPDLTLAEMRSVHDAITEGVYDVLTVENSVASRTSYGGTAPEQVRAQIARWKERLG; encoded by the coding sequence ATGGCCGACAAGAAATCAAATGCGATGTGGGGCGGGCGGTTCGCCGCGGGGCCGGATGCCATCATGGAAGCGATCAATGCCTCCGTCGATTTCGACAAACGCCTCGCCTCGCAGGATATCGCGGGGTCGCGGGCCCATGCTGCGATGCTCGCCCGACAGGGCATCCTCAGCGATAACGATGCGGAGGCCATTCGGAAAGGGCTTCTCACGGTTTTGTCAGAGATCGAGGCGGGTGAGTTCACCTTTTCCACCGCGCTCGAGGACATTCACATGAATGTTGAGGCGCGCCTGAAGGAGATCATCGGCGAACCCGCCGGGCGCCTGCACACGGCGCGGTCGCGCAACGATCAGGTGGCGACCGATTTCAAACTCTGGACCCGCGATCAGATCGACGCGGCGATCTCCGGGCTCGAGGCGCTGATCCGTGCGCTGATCGCGCAGGCGGAGGCGGGTGCGGACTGGGTGATGCCGGGTTTCACCCACTTGCAGACCGCGCAGCCGGTCACCTGGGGTCATCACATGATGGCCTATGTGGAGATGTTCGGGCGCGACATGTCCCGCTTTGCCGATGCGCGCGCGCGGATGAACGAAAGCCCGCTCGGCGCCGCCGCGCTCGCGGGGACGGGGTTTGCGATCGACCGGCACATGACGGCGGAGGCGCTGGGCTTCGACCGCCCTGCGGCCAACTCGCTCGATGCCGTGGCCGACCGCGATTTCGCGCTCGAATTCCTGTCCTCGGCCTCGATCTGCGCGATGCACCTGTCGCGCTTCGCCGAGGAACTCGTGATCTGGTCCTCCGCGCAATTCCGCTTCGTCACCCTGTCGGACCGCTTCTCCACCGGTTCCTCGATCATGCCGCAGAAGAAGAACCCGGACGCGGCCGAGCTCATCCGCGCGAAGATCGGCCGCATCGTCGGCGCGATGATCGCGCTCTTCACGGTGATGAAGGGGCTTCCGCTCGCCTATTCCAAGGACATGCAGGAAGACAAGGAACAGGTCTTCGACGCTGCCGACACGCTGATGCTGGCGCTTGCGGCGATGACTGGTATGGTGTCGGACATGACCGCGAACGTGGACAAGCTGCGCGCCGCGGCGGCGTCCGGCTTTTCGACGGCGACGGATCTGGCCGACTGGCTGGTGCGCGAGGCGGGGCTGCCGTTCCGGGACGCCCATCACGTCACCGGTGCGCTCGTCGCGATGGCCGAGACGAAGGGCGTGGACCTGCCCGATCTGACCCTTGCGGAGATGCGCTCCGTTCACGATGCGATCACCGAAGGCGTGTACGACGTCTTGACGGTTGAAAATTCCGTCGCCTCGCGCACAAGCTATGGCGGCACGGCGCCCGAACAGGTGCGTGCCCAGATCGCGCGGTGGAAGGAGAGGCTTGGATGA